The Hordeum vulgare subsp. vulgare chromosome 4H, MorexV3_pseudomolecules_assembly, whole genome shotgun sequence genomic interval CAGACGTtaatcatggatgtaagactcttgttattcagtatctgtgtgttcaatgagcattgatctctgggatcactgtacacgttcattccggatctcgactcgtaagtcggagtgcccacaaggaggatgagagccCATAAGACAAACTTGAAAAAAAGTCACCATCCGCCTGCACACCACACTTGTGAGGACTAAAAAACTCTAACCCAAACTAGTAGCCATAGCGGAAGCACCGGGATTACTCTCCCCTCCACCGGCCGCTAGAGTGGCAGCCAGAGCAGAGACAAATCCACGGGTTTGCCGGCAAATCCTAGAAGGGAAACTTTAGGGACGGTTTTAATGACGGACGAAAAAACCAAAGAAATAATTAAcaaataattttttttgtgggACATGGTGGTTAATTTACTTCAGGTTTATGGACAACATAGGGTAGGCAGATGGACGAAAAATCAAAGAAGCACACCGtcctttatattattattattagataTAAATATAAagtatatatttgtgttcttgtatCGTATTACATATTTAATGAAGGAAAAATCTAAGTAGACGCGCCCCATGCTGGCTGTCCGGTGCGGCGGCTCGGGTCGCATGCAAACAAGTGATTATCTgtttttattattatattccAAACAGGTTTGCAAGAGTAATGATACACAAGCCTATAAGCTGCTAAGCTAAAGTGCGCTGCACTTTACACGTGTGCCAGGTGCTAGTGCTATTCTCTTTGTATAAAATTGGTTGTTGTTCTTTTTTCGCTGCCATACCGTCCTAGCCTATGATATGGGATTAATTATAAAGGTTTAAACAttgtagctaggtatttttaataTGATTAAGTGTGCATTTTTTAAAACATAGTTAACCAAGTAAGCAAGTATAACATATAATTATGATAATTTGATGTAATTATTTTGGCAAGCTAAATGAATAAAATGACAACTCAACACAATACAAATGACAAGTACTAGTACATATGTTTTTCTGGCAAGCTACATGAATATGACAACTCGACACTGTACAACTAAGATGTAAAATTAGTTGGCAACTAAGTTATCTTTAGTCTGGCCACTAAGTGGCTAATACTCTCAGAACTAATTCTGATAATTTGGTGTAATTTTTTTTGGCAAGCTATATGAAATAATAATGGCCACTCAGGTACAATTAGAAAGTGACAACTGGAATGTAGTTTTTTTTTTCTGATAACTAAGTTGATTAAATGTGGCTACTAAGTGGCTTATAATTTGACAACTAAATAATAATAATCTGACAGCTATTGATTAAAAAAAGGTGTCAAAACATGTCGATATGGGATGTAGTTTTGCAGATCTAGTTGCGAGAAAGCTAACGGTGAAAGCGGATCGTTAATTGGATTTATAGTTTAAGAGataaatttttttaaaaatttaacATTAGAGGAATCTTTACTGACGTCATCCTGGTGTATCAATTTGCATGCACAGAAAAAACCGCCACACCGGAAGGCCTTGGTGCAGCGCCGCTATGTAGTGACATCCTTTAGAACATGCATGTATTTTTTTTATGTAGAGGCCGAAGGCAATCCtacatttaaaagaaaaaaaaagccaaGAAGTGCTGCTTTTTTAAAAACAGAGTTAAAATTTCATGGAGTCCAGAGGAGTCTACACTAGTACAACCCGTGTATAGTGATAATGAAAGCAACAAGGGCGGCCGGCCGGGCCGGGGCAGCAGACTAGTACCCATGTTGAGATTCACTATGTGACTCTTCCATTCCTATAATATTTGTACTATAAACCTAATAAGGCCTTAATCTATGTTTCCATGGAATTATAGTAACATAAAACAACCCTATAATCGTATTCAACTCGGTCTTCGATCGTGATATACTCATTCCTTAATGGTCCTCCGCGGCGGATATGGGGAAGCGGCAGAGCGGGCAGGCGCGGCTGGTCCGGAGCCACCTGAAGATGCAGGTCTCGTGGTATCCATGGGAGCACGCCATCTTCCTGATCTTGTCACCTGCCTCGAAGCTCTCCATGCAAACAGCGCACTCCGCCTCCCTCGTCTCCTCGACGGCTGCCTCCTCCAGCTGGGCGATGGCCTCCTCGGACGCCGGGACCGCGCCGAAGCTGTCGCCCCTGTACGTAGGCAAATCGACGTCTTCATCGCCGTTACTTCTGGCTCCGGGAATGAAGGCATGCAGGATAGAGTTAACCTCCCGTATCCGAATCTGTGTGATCAAGCCGCCTGGCATAGAGAATGAGAATGAGCGTGTCCCTTCGCTGGCGGCCGCGTCGTAATATGGGCCGGGGCCGTCCATGTCGCGTGAAGCGTTTATCGaaaaggatcgcgtcaagtcaccgcggcgacggtgatgatgatgaatcGGCAGTGTAGGAACGAGAGAGGTTTGTGAGGTGAGGGGGCGGAAACGAACGGGTCCTGCTGCTTTTGTGGGGGGAGTCCAGCAATCCGGTTCCGGGTGAGATTTCATTTCATATACCATCTCGGACTCGATGCCCGGGGAACTGAAAGCCCACGAGGTTGCAAAAGCCTAGCCCATACCCAATAGCCAACCAGAGAAAGCCTACCCGGTTGCCAGCTCTCAGCCCAAAAGGACGAAACGCTACGCTGTGTCCCGTGTCCACACAAACAAACCCGTCCTCTAAtactcaaaagaaaaagaaaaacacaaaCCCGTCCTCCAATCCAATcctcaaaagagaaagaaaaagaaaaacgtcCTCCAGCCAggtccgccgccgcccccgcccccatccagccgccgccgccgccgccgccgccgcgaagAATGGAGCAGCTTTGGGGCACGCGGCGTTGCGTAGCTCCCACACAACTCACGTGGCATATAGATTTAGTGTTGACCGAGGAGATCGGGACTCTCTTCCACACCTACTCGTCCCCCGCCTGGAGCATCCACCGGTTAGCCTTTGCAAATCTTTGCAGACGGAGGCCGCATGCCTCGGATTCTTCGTCCCTGACCCCGATTCTCCCTTCGTACGGGGTGTGGCCACCAGCCGGGCATGGCCGGCACACCGCGCTGCCATGCCCCTGACCCGGCAGCCGCCCTTCTCCCGGATCACGGCTTGTTGAGGTAAATAGTACGCATGTCACCGTTTAAGATTTGCATAGTGAAATGACGTGACGCTGTGAAAATTGTTAAATGATAGTGCCCTGGCCCCGTGGATCGCCAATCAAGTGTtggttcatgtccattgggctatAACCCATATTGACAGTTCAGACTTCAGACACACTTGTCAAAAGAAATGCAGCCTTCACCAAGGCGTTAGTCAATCGCGGATTCACCGGACGCCTTGGGCAGGTTGGTGTTGCCCAGGCAGTGGCCTTCTACAACACCAGAAAATTACCACAGTACTAGTGAGTAATGATCAGTGTACCTGCTTAAAGATAGGATGGCCTGTGCCAAGGTGCTTACTGGTGTTGGTTCTGACTATTTTGGGCGTGCCTGTCATTGTCTGGGTTTGTGGGCTTCCCAAACATGTGTCCAACCAAAGCATGTTGCTTAGCAACTACTCCTATAAGTGCTGACAATGACTAAAGCAAAATTCCAAACATGATAACAATATATACTGGATCAGTTTTGCCACTGTAACTTCTACGTACAAGACGGATCTATGTTCTAATAAAGTAATAGTTCCAGTGTACCAAAACTCTTGTTACCTTGTTAACCCAGAATCAAGTCATCGACGATACACGCTTGTTGGAACTTCCAAAGAGTAGTCTTCCGTAGTCTGATCAGGTTGACTGCAATATTTGTCTATTTCTGCCCAGTGGATATGAAGGTGCCAAAGGAATAAAACGAAAATTCCAACAGTATTCCTTGGATACGTCAATATGCCAATACTTTGCCTTTACCATGGATCTTTCTAAATTCATTCGAACAAACACGGTAAAAACTTCTTAGCTTGTTGCTTTCGGTTCAATTATGTCTTAGACACGCAATCCTATGTATGTGTTAGACACGCTATCCTATAAATGTACCAGTGCCAACAACCAGAGAAGTTGATCCAGCCAGGACACCCAAGCACTAGTTCCTACGTCCTGTACGAACACAGCAATCCTTCCTCAAGAAGGCAGAAACGATGCACGCTCCATGCGCACACACTCAGGGCACGGTGGATGACTTGGCACAACTTGGCCCGGCCTTGTACGAGTGCATGGCGCATGTGATCGAAGGATCTTTTGACAAGACTGACCGCAGCCTTAGGAAGATCAGAAAGCTCGCCTCTCTAGTGGACGGGCCACTGCAGCGTATGTCCATGATAATCGCCGACAGCTTAGCCCGCCGCCTTCTATGCCCCATCCAGGGCTTTGCTGCTGCCCTCATCGACCCGTCTCGCTACCTCGAGCAGTCCTGCCTCCGGGCTGCCCGCGAGAACTTTGCCAGCATCAGCCCCTACCTCAGCACTGGCTTTGTCACTATTAACCGGGCTATGCTGGAACAAGTCCAGGATCAAAAGGTCAAACTCTACTTTAATTTTGCTTAAAGATGCAAAAAAGATTTCCTGACTAGATATATATGGCTGTCTAGATATATTTACAGCTATTTTTCCTGACTTAGTTTGGATTGGTTGTTGTTCCTGAATGTGAAATGGCATGCCTAATCTAGCTAAGTTGGTGCTATAATAACATGGGATGCATTGCTTATTTTCTTATAGGATTTTACAAGTTTCAGAATCAACGTTATTTAATTATGTGTTATGTATTACTGGCTTAGCATGCCAATTTTAGTCAGTACATTGGTAATGCAGTTTTCTCCATCTTGAATGTTTTGTTGACCTATTTGTTGAAGTGTTACTAATATGTGGAATTGTGGATTAGATCCCAGGATTATCAATAGTTGATGGGAATGAAAATCCAACTTACATATTGTGCTTATTGGTACCTATAATTATTTTCCCTGAGATGGTAATATTTGAAGATTATTACTCCCTCCATCTCGCATGAGGTGGCACCACAAGTTTTTTCCTATGACCAAAGACAATGAGCTGGATGTAATCTGGGGTGAAATTTGGACTGAAATACCCCTAATGAAACATACATCTGCAGTTAATTTATTTCATTTGGTATGCCCGGGGTGTGAAATGTTACGTGAACTTTTTGATAATTTTTTTGAAATGTTTTCATTATTTTTGGCACCTTTTGTGACTATATATTTTCTAGTAAACTAGTTTTAAGCCATGTGCTACTGTGTTAAGAGGTTCACTAGTTCAATGTCACAATATGTACCTGTATTTACATTGAATATGGGCTTGTATTGGTCAGCAAATCTAAACACATATAGTGTGTGCTTTTCTTAACTTGTAACCTCTCTAGTTATAATCAGGTCCAAGATATAAAATATGTTCAGTTCCTCTTGATTTATTAGAGATCTTTAGGATTCCCTCCTCTTCTGATCAGATATAATTTCTCTAGTTATGGTACTCGATTTGCACCATCAAAATCATGTCCAATCTAATAGAGTATAAAAACATTCTTGTTTCTCTCAATGAATTAGAGAATTTTTCAGATTTACTCCAGTACTGATTTCAGGATTGTTGTGGCACCTCTAATTTTACACCTGGTTTATATGTGTATAGAGATAGCATATACTGTTACCACAATATAGATCTCcttaagtaatgtctcaaattatGGTGCATATTTGAATAAAAATACATCATGGAGAGTAAGAGGAATCGGCATCCAAGCTTGATGCCTTGAGTTTCTTACTCTATTATACGCAATATTGGTTCTACCAGCAAGGCCAGGTTTCCTTCACTATTGTCTAGATTCCTGTGATATATTTATGACCACTTTGCATGCAGTGCAAGCTTGGGAACTTCTGAATTCTAATGATGGTGGCACTGCAGGTTGTCCGAATTGTTGACTTGTCTTGCTCAACCAGCCACCCGTGGCAGTGGCTCAAGATTCTTCATGATTTCCATGGCCGCCCTGGGGGCCCGCCCGAACTACGCCTAACTGTTGTCCATGAAGACATTGAGTTCCTGGACAACATGCAGGCGCTCCTGTGCAAGCAAGCTGCTAACCTCAAGCTATTCTTTCATTTCGACAAGGTGATTGGCAAACTCGAGACATTGGACTTCAGCAATCTCCGCGAGATCCTGAAGATAAACTTCGGTGAGGCAGTTGTGATCAGCTGTGCTCTACAGATGCATCGCCTCCTTGCAGTTGATGACAGTGTAACCCGCGACGGCATTGCTCAGCTCCAGCAAATGGCGAACATGGCTCGGCTTAAGCAAATGGCTTGCCCAGCACGCAGTCCGGCATCTACACTGAACTATCCACAGACACCATCCCCTCAACGCCAGATACCAAGATTGCTGGTGAGCTTCCTCTCCGCCATCCGCGCCCTTGAACCGAAGATCATTGTGATGATGGAGCAAGACGCGGACCACAACACCCCGCTGTTCCACGATCGGTTCACCGAGACAGTCCACTACTACGCCGCCCTCTTCGACAGCCTCAATGCGGTAGGTGCAGCCAACCCGCAGAGGGCACGCGTGGAGAGGGTGCTCCTTGGGGAGGAGATCAAGAATATACTGGTATGCGAGGGGGTCCAGCGGCATGAGCGGCATGAGAAGCTGAGCCAGTGGGAAATGCACATGCAGCGTTGCCAAGTTGACCATGTGCCCCTCAGCTTTGAAGCCATCAGGGAAGGCAAAGAGAGGCTGATGAGCTACGGATTGAGACAATGCAAGTGTGACGAAGGCAATGCCGACCTTCTGCTGTGCTGGGGTGCAACTCGTCTGTACTCCATCTCAGCCTGGAGACCACACAGCCAGAACGCAGCACCAAATAATGTGGCTGGCTAGCTCAGTAGATCTCCCAGTTCATGGTGATTTCTGGAGCTGCGGAGAAGACGCTGGTGctaagggtatgcttgaatggcaACTCAAGTTGATTGGTGCGAACCTTAGGTATGTAGAGATGAAAGTGATGTGCTATTTTCTGGAGAACTGGCACCAAACTGAATTGAATTGTCAGAGATGCTGATCCGTTCATAGTACATCCTTGGATCCATATCCATCTCATCGTACTTTTACCCTGCCTTCACCAAAGTTAGATTTTTCACTTAGGATATGGTTTAGGGTGTCTTTTTTCTATGTTATTGATCATCTTTTCGGTTGGCCAGCTGAAAGAGAGCAGAGTTGGTTTTGGAGTTGCAAAAGAAGTGTAGTAAGATGGCATACGTTCTTGTGATTGCCTGCTTCGATATGCCATATGTTTTCCTTGAATTAGGAATATACCCAGTGTGATCCTCCTTGTCTTTTCCTGTATAATGTATGTGTGCAAATTTGTTGACCAGAAATAAGCATTGGATGTAAAAGGATGCAGTACATGATGTGGTCAAATTCTAGTGGGCACTCCAAGAACTCCATCTTGGTATCACCTGCCGTTTGTATATTCGGACAAATCCAAAGTGTCGACTCTCCTTTTTGGTTATTTGACCAATGTAACGAGTTATACCTCAcagaaaaatatatcattagaaacttcaaATGTTATACTACTAATAGTATAACTTTTGTGATATATGGTACTCCCTTCATCCTGAAGTATAAATGGATAGAAATGAATGTGTCTAGAACTAAAAGTATgtcttgatacatccattttcacAACAAATAATTAGGGATGGAGAAAGTACT includes:
- the LOC123448181 gene encoding scarecrow-like protein 3, producing the protein MHAPCAHTQGTVDDLAQLGPALYECMAHVIEGSFDKTDRSLRKIRKLASLVDGPLQRMSMIIADSLARRLLCPIQGFAAALIDPSRYLEQSCLRAARENFASISPYLSTGFVTINRAMLEQVQDQKVVRIVDLSCSTSHPWQWLKILHDFHGRPGGPPELRLTVVHEDIEFLDNMQALLCKQAANLKLFFHFDKVIGKLETLDFSNLREILKINFGEAVVISCALQMHRLLAVDDSVTRDGIAQLQQMANMARLKQMACPARSPASTLNYPQTPSPQRQIPRLLVSFLSAIRALEPKIIVMMEQDADHNTPLFHDRFTETVHYYAALFDSLNAVGAANPQRARVERVLLGEEIKNILVCEGVQRHERHEKLSQWEMHMQRCQVDHVPLSFEAIREGKERLMSYGLRQCKCDEGNADLLLCWGATRLYSISAWRPHSQNAAPNNVAG